Proteins from a single region of Drosophila biarmipes strain raj3 chromosome 3R, RU_DBia_V1.1, whole genome shotgun sequence:
- the LOC108031193 gene encoding uncharacterized protein LOC108031193: MSATRDHPYGSTVRHTIVARSNRPVINRMIRSARLDSTLGQNVGQKPAKEKRTEVKMQLMQKERSSSTGMSGFSKLTQREGLKGKDYWNAAIDDVEFAAACRFQPRIPVIDYSLVLPPRLRERVKRIQNYDYSKSDEDIYIRDEMQEVRPEDYISAESSERSEEEEDAVLLEIGRKKVEEYFNESEHSDIVRMEHEFEKFDLKLDEPVGHTHRVVDKTSWYAKFLCAPRDKRVCWQSRVEHPGQNYSMVTLDEQAENLMDASAERFVEWLNSFGTLESNLTPEKVKNLFSIKGDRTLLASVKTDPKEVNAIAQTVADKWNKPHMAIELKYEKHINDHATRVNQKPLLSAFGRTVPLKDRPWLKRSGDTEIKTVYPEELLTREKIFKGITHLRSTTALIDFYLAHPELERPKYLLESGDFEESSTSESVLEVPLYELLGLRY; encoded by the exons ATGTCCGCGACCAGAGACCATCCGTATGGATCCACAGTGCGCCACACGATTGTGGCACGGTCCAATCGGCCGGTGATCAACCGGATGATTCGCTCCGCCCGCTTGGACTCCACTTTGGGCCAGAACGTTGGTCAGAAGCCAGCTAAGGAGAAGAGGACGGAGGTGAAGATGCAGCTGATGCAGAAGGAACGCTCCTCAAGCACGGGTATGAGCGGATTCTCCAAGCTGACCCAACGCGAAGGCCTGAAGGGCAAGGACTACTGGAACGCAGCCATCGATGATGTGGAGTTCGCCGCCGCCTGTCGCTTCCAACCCCGCATCCCGGTCATTGATTACTCTCTGGTATTGCCCCCTCGCTTGCGGGAAAGGGTGAAGCGCATCCAGAACTATGATTACTCCAAGTCCGACGAAGACATCTACATCCGGGACGAGATGCAGGAGGTGCGCCCAGAGGACTACATAAGCGCTGAGAGCTCCGAGAGaagcgaggaggaggaggatgccGTG CTCCTCGAAATCGGCCGAAAGAAGGTGGAGGAGTACTTCAACGAGAGCGAGCACTCGGATATCGTCCGCATGGAGCACGAGTTCGAGAAGTTCGACCTGAAGCTGGATGAGCCGGTAGGACACACCCATCGCGTCGTGGACAAGACCAGTTGGTATGCCAAGTTCCTGTGCGCCCCGCGAGACAAGAGGGTTTGCTGGCAGAGCCGAGTCGAGCATCCCGGCCAGAACTACTCCATGGTGACGCTGGACGAACAGGCCGAGAACCTCATGGATGCG TCGGCGGAACGTTTCGTCGAGTGGCTCAACTCCTTTGGCACCCTGGAGAGCAACCTAACTCCAGAGAAGGTCAAGAACCTTTTCTCCATCAAAGGTGATCGCACTTTACTAGCCTCAGTTAAGACTGATCCCAAAGAAGTCAATGCCATTGCTCAGACAGTTGCTGATAAATGGAACAAGCCGCAT ATGGCCATTGAGCTGAAGTACGAGAAGCACATCAATGACCACGCCACTCGTGTCAACCAGAAACCCCTGCTGAGTGCCTTTGGACGCACTGTGCCGCTCAAGGATCGCCCCTGGCTGAAGCGATCCGGCGACACCGAAATCAAGACTGTCTATCCCGAGGAGCTGCTGACCCGCGAGAAGATCTTCAAGGGCATCACCCACCTGCGCAGCACCACGGCCCTCATCGACTTCTACCTGGCCCATCCGGAACTGGAGCGTCCAAAGTACCTCCTGGAGAGCGGCGACTTCGAGGAGTCCAGTACCAGTGAATCCGTGCTCGAGGTGCCGCTCTACGAACTCCTGGGATTgcgttattaa
- the LOC108031426 gene encoding uncharacterized protein LOC108031426, producing the protein MMANNDVDLDTFHDCRSDDEETPELAVGGGDEVICKQAPRYDDPGQIRAVLERAATATQRLLRCYGGTDCVPTRPSMTRFYPATLEVSARLHTDDKCPCPKDRQCKLIGDPVTLKLPIELNPESGQVKVNIFQPKSLGTFCGCNAPEHKSKSKHRRPSVRWCSRENFCPDCQEPSQRS; encoded by the coding sequence ATGATGGCCAATAATGACGTGGACTTGGACACCTTCCATGACTGCCGGAGCGATGACGAGGAGACCCCGGAGTTGGCAGTGGGCGGTGGCGATGAGGTGATCTGCAAGCAGGCACCTCGGTACGACGATCCCGGCCAGATTCGGGCCGTTCTGGAGCGGGCTGCCACTGCCACCCAGCGCCTCCTGAGGTGCTACGGAGGCACTGATTGCGTGCCCACTCGACCCTCGATGACCCGTTTCTATCCGGCAACCCTGGAGGTCAGTGCCCGTCTCCACACGGACGACAAGTGTCCCTGTCCCAAGGACAGGCAGTGCAAGCTGATTGGCGACCCCGTGACCCTGAAGCTGCCCATCGAACTGAATCCGGAGAGCGGCCAGGTCAAGGTCAACATCTTCCAGCCGAAGTCGCTGGGAACCTTCTGCGGCTGCAATGCACCCGAACATAAGAGCAAGTCCAAGCACAGGAGGCCCAGTGTGAGGTGGTGCAGCAGGGAGAACTTCTGCCCCGATTGCCAGGAACCCAGTCAACGCTCGTGA
- the LOC108031424 gene encoding uncharacterized protein LOC108031424, which yields MDEEHANPPADPSIEPSEYTQGRKVSRSTITLTRGMDSTRLLFMGDNFQQTRSDQDIFFDCQGPAEDSPREGRSATSRCKLEDPAAIREALERAANATQMLLKNFDKAGGWNQPCAVTLELTARLVDPKKGRAGCPLHGKPVTVQMPLEFNPQGKMVSCQQKHPPATRHRKDSICQCRSHQAIRPPPRTPKPSTECPALMYMQHERHSDSDPNSRHQQTDQSYLKDHWKPSKPPQSQLSECEDPHAKPSQTEDSFLRKHHTPKYLEPQPEPKDEPKQDEGPTCSCKPKRSKSADPPPVKTHVCACNKAAPVPCEVEKTTQMKPCSLRTSVTEQSGAHPGTESSFKSALTACTKELLDPCGCGSNPPYWAGQSNLISGPSHSAAMDPRHSKVTEASYKSNFTMAPLVEPKPKGKHSRSKSLASLPDKGSRPNQSGVTWLSALKDPETEGCPSPKEERPPCTCNATQTNQVSSMAFLPPSHANYRSMTSRSSASKSRNPCSQPSFGVDDETSATTRSRSIVGKITCLCASEHQPTKDFVANLAHEGCTECGEEHSIPPCPSTRIQHPSGFAQFKDCHSAPCQPSGSTRSRKVSLKDQRGEFCDCDESDGSSDLSDPIQTSLHTHRSLSGGSCLCNDDDPPGQDPAESTCVSKECQCYLKEDLPGMQSAQEGSGFQTPEDLCGNKSMACCSRKQRIMQLMEKLTTSGCDCGESRSCLIQQLFREMTLLLRSEREDAVAPADEPKAPCLTFDECCGKVHDRTGEEEAGEKPMSKRQVQRVECFHQLEEYLRKCYLPPGEPEVPETDIYAFELDPDFPPDVEPQKRPVETVTIQPCSEKFYDLGNSLTCSGDGLDGDVFRDCEEDEEDHKCDCKEECTPEGEPDLCQSLKAFINMEVQEILEEETQKEGNDLEPKTPSIILKEICEGPTTPVPPVREEKPELIECPFAGMVSCPPWIKEETDWAAYPYNVEPCAQKDAVVPRGPRTGLLPEGPLPPNVRNLCEQLLRKALKDCGLCGGTPLHSCEDEECVECPPECEQCPEVCPEDCPEDCQPECPEECPEECEEECQPEPPEQGCLCCHCRALICDDECKTVSKTLRSAMCDPLCEMKYFIDSMIIDLHTMDCVLGNKQAKPKNVRANDATNRTGPGDSFPAKITCVTSLGCTALYVRWKVEDCRAIAGFEIYVDGHLTNRLYSFRHEAGVVTNVDVTNPHQIVLRALAVGQEFPGEGIGKGPECGCQTVAVANPELMAGAERPWSPSVFYYDPNQLPPAGGGQKC from the exons ATGGACGAGGAACACGCCAATCCGCCCGCCGATCCGAGCATCGAACCCAGTGAATACACGCAGGGTCGCAAGGTGAGCCGGAGCACCATCACCCTGACGCGCGGAATGGACTCCACACGGCTGCTTTTCATGGGCGACAACTTCCAGCAGACGCGCAGCGACCAGGACATTTTCTTCGACTGCCAGGGACCGGCGGAGGACTCTCCGCGGGAGGGGCGCAGTGCCACCAGTCGCTGCAAGCTGGAAGACCCGGCGGCCATTCGGGAGGCCCTGGAACGGGCGGCCAATGCCACGCAGATGCTGCTCAAGAACTTCGACAAGGCGGGTGGGTGGAACCAGCCCTGTGCCGTCACCTTGGAACTGACCGCTCGATTGGTGGACCCTAAGAAGGGTCGAGCCGGCTGTCCCTTACACGGCAAGCCCGTCACTGTCCAGATGCCGCTGGAGTTCAATCCGCAGGGAAAGATGGTCAGCTGCCAGCAGAAGCATCCGCCCGCGACCAGGCATCGCAAGGATTCCATCTGCCAGTGCCGCTCCCACCAGGCGATACGACCGCCGCCGAGGACGCCCAAGCCCAGCACAG AATGCCCGGCTCTGATGTACATGCAGCATGAGCGACATTCCGACAGCGACCCCAACTCCCGCCACCAACAGACCGACCAATCCTACCTGAAAGACCACTGGAAACCGTCGAAGCCGCCGCAGTCCCAGTTATCCGAGTGCGAGGATCCGCATGCCAAGCCCTCGCAGACGGAGGATTCCTTTTTGCGGAAACACCACACGCCCAAGTACCTGGAACCGCAGCCGGAACCGAAGGACGAACCGAAACAGGATGAAGGACCAACCTGTTCCTGCAAGCCGAAGCGGTCCAAGTCCGCCGATCCACCGCCGGTCAAGACCCACGTATGTGCGTGCAACAAAGCTGCACCCGTTCCATGTGAAGTTGAGAAAACCACTCAAATGAAGCCCTGCTCCTTGAGAACATCGGTGACTGAACAAAGTGGCGCACATCCGGGAACAGAATCCTCATTCAAGAGTGCTTTAACAGCTTGCACCAAGGAGCTCCTTGATCCCTGCGGTTGTGGCTCCAATCCACCTTACTGGGCGGGGCAAAGCAACCTGATTTCCGGTCCATCGCACAGTGCGGCCATGGACCCCCGCCATTCGAAGGTTACAGAAGCCTCCTATAAAAGCAACTTCACCATGGCTCCTCTGGTggaaccgaaaccgaaagGAAAGCACTCGCGCTCCAAGAGCCTGGCCAGTCTTCCAGATAAGGGTAGCCGCCCCAACCAGAGCGGCGTGACTTGGTTGTCTGCTTTGAAGGATCCGGAAACCGAGGGCTGCCCCTCCCCAAAGGAGGAACGCCCTCCCTGTACTTGCAATGCCACCCAGACCAACCAGGTTTCCTCAATGGCGTTCCTTCCACCGAGCCATGCGAACTACCGCAGCATGACATCCAGATCGAGTGCTTCCAAGTCGAGAAACCCATGCAGTCAGCCCTCCTTTGGAGTGGACGACGAGACCTCAGCCACAACGCGATCCCGCTCGATTGTGGGCAAGATCACCTGTCTGTGCGCTTCGGAGCATCAGCCCACCAAGGACTTTGTGGCCAATTTGGCCCATGAGGGTTGCACGGAGTGTGGAGAGGAGCACAGCATTCCACCATGTCCTTCCACCAGGATACAACATCCTTCCGGATTCGCCCAGTTCAAGGATTGCCACTCAGCTCCATGCCAGCCCAGTGGCTCTACTCGTTCGAGAAAAGTAAGCCTGAAGGACCAAAGAGGGGAGTTCTGTGATTGTGATGAGTCCGATGGTTCCTCCGACTTGTCAGATCCCATCCAGACCAGTCTCCACACCCACCGAAGTCTCTCCGGCGGCAGTTGTCTGTGCAATGATGATGATCCTCCTGGCCAGGATCCCGCCGAGTCGACGTGTGTGAGCAAGGAGTGCCAGTGTTATTTGAAGGAAGATCTGCCAGGAATGCAGAGTGCCCAGGAGGGCTCTGGTTTCCAGACACCCGAGGATCTGTGCGGAAACAAGAGCATGGCCTGCTGTTCGCGCAAACAACGCATTATGCAGTTGATGGAGAAGCTCACCACTTCCGGATGCGATTGTGGGGAGTCCCGCTCCTGCCTGATCCAACAGCTGTTCCGCGAAATGACGCTCCTACTGAGATCCGAAAGGGAGGACGCAGTTGCTCCGGCAGATGAACCAAAGGCCCCCTGTTTGACCTTCGATGAGTGCTGCGGGAAGGTACATGACCGCACTGGTGAGGAGGAAGCCGGCGAGAAGCCCATGTCCAAAAGGCAGGTCCAACGAGTCGAGTGCTTTCATCAGCTGGAGGAGTACCTACGCAAGTGCTACTTGCCGCCAGGAGAGCCGGAGGTCCCAGAGACAGATATCTATGCCTTCGAACTGGATCCGGACTTCCCACCCGATGTGGAACCCCAAAAACGCCCTGTGGAGACGGTAACAATCCAACCTTGCTCGGAGAAGTTCTACGACCTGGGAAACTCTTTGACCTGCTCTGGCGATGGCCTTGATGGCGATGTCTTCCGAGACTGTGAGGAGGATGAAGAGGATCATAAGTGCGACTGTAAGGAAGAATGTACACCAGAGGGAGAGCCAGACCTTTGCCAATCCCTCAAAGCCTTTATCAACATGGAAGTGCAGGAAATACTTGAGGAAGAGACCCAAAAGGAGGGCAACGATCTGGAACCAAAAACACCCAGCATAATCCTCAAGGAAATCTGTGAGGGACCCACGACCCCTGTGCCCCCTGTTAGAGAGGAGAAACCCGAGCTGATTGAATGTCCTTTTGCCGGCATGGTGTCCTGTCCGCCGTGGATCAAAGAGGAGACGGACTGGGCGGCCTATCCCTACAACGTAGAACCCTGTGCGCAGAAGGACGCAGTGGTGCCCAGGGGTCCACGAACTGGGCTGCTGCCCGAAGGACCTCTGCCACCCAATGTGCGAAATCTCTGCGAGCAGCTCCTTCGAAAGGCCCTCAAGGACTGTGGACTATGTGGTGGCACTCCCCTGCACTCCTGCGAGGACGAAGAGTGCGTGGAGTGCCCGCCCGAGTGCGAGCAATGCCCGGAAGTGTGTCCGGAAGACTGCCCAGAGGACTGCCAACCCGAATGCCCCGAGGAATGCCCCGAAGAGTGCGAGGAGGAGTGCCAGCCGGAGCCACCTGAACAGGGATGCCTCTGCTGCCACTGTCGCGCCCTCATCTGCGACGACGAGTGCAAGACGGTTTCCAAAACCCTCCGCTCGGCCATGTGCGATCCCCTCTGCGAAATG AAATACTTTATAGACTCGATGATCATAGATCTGCACACCATGGACTGTGTGCTGGGCAACAAGCAGGCGAAGCCCAAG AATGTCAGGGCAAATGATGCAACCAATAGGACGGGACCGGGGGACAGTTTCCCGGCTAAGATTACGTGTGTTACCAGCCTGGGTTGCACCGCTCTCTATGTCAGATGGAAAGTGGAAGACTGCCGCGCTATAGCAGGATTTGAG ATTTACGTGGATGGGCATTTGACCAATCGATTGTACAGTTTTCGTCACGAGGCGGGCGTTGTAACCAATGTGGATGTGACCAATCCCCACCAGATTGTGCTGCGTGCCCTGGCGGTGGGTCAGGAGTTCCCCGGCGAGGGTATTGGCAAAGGCCCGGAGTGCGGCTGCCAGACGGTGGCGGTGGCCAATCCGGAACTGATGGCCGGAGCTGAAAGGCCGTGGTCGCCCAGTGTCTTCTACTATGATCCCAACCAATTGCCGCCGGCGGGAGGCGGTCAGAAGTGCTAG
- the LOC108031267 gene encoding uncharacterized protein LOC108031267 produces the protein MGHLVLDFHAIPKLHGRENYWQWRILLKNYLEANDLWKHNEPKESPETKFLILASVTADKIEPSYDDQSCSYIFQNMESRFGPFS, from the exons ATGGGTCACCTGGTGCTAGATTTTCATGCCATCCCCAAGCTACATGGTCGGGAGAACTACTGGCAGTGGCGCATCCTCCTGAAGAACTATCTGGAGGCCAACGATCTGTGGAAGCACAACGAGCCCAAGGAG AGCCCAGAGACCAAATTCCTGATTCTGGCCAGCGTTACGGCCGATAAGATTGAGCCATCCTACGATGACCAAAGCTGCTCGTACATTTTCCAGAATATGGAGAGCCGGTTCGGGCCTTTCAGCTAA
- the LOC108031182 gene encoding phenoloxidase-activating factor 2, whose protein sequence is MTQLGRMWWPPLLQWLVVGLITSKPVQSWSFGPAQSNDNQDTGRVPQPSDVGSTTNHTILTRQLIVGTLQPPQLSPGTWPPVPSIVNPGTTSYCQCVPPGSCANPLPTMPSDGSGQLDIRIVNNGGYPSIPTTSATLTCNYGLVACCQAGSYQCGRRFPPPPGSSTAGAGQASFGAYPWQAALLTTADVYLGGGALITAQHVLTAAHKVYNLATSSFKVRLGEWDASSTSEPIPAQDVYISNVYVNPSFNPNNLQNDVAILKLSTAVSLTSKSTVGTVCLPTTSFVGQRCWVAGWGKNDFGATGAYQAIERQVDVPLIPNVNCQAALQATRLGSSFILSPTSFICAGGEAGKDACTGDGGSPLVCTSNGVWYVVGLVAWGIGCAQAGVPGVYVNVGTYLPWIQTTLTL, encoded by the exons ATGACTCAGCTCGGTCGGATGTGGTGGCCTCCACTGCTGCAGTGGCTGGTCGTTGGATTAATAACAAGTAAGCCAGTTCAGTCCTGGAGCTTTGGGCCAGCCCAATCGAATGATAATCAGGATACGGGTAGAGTGCCCCAGCCCAGCGATGTGGGTAGCACGACCAACCACACGA TACTCACCAGGCAGTTGATTGTGGGCACCTTGCAGCCACCGCAACTTTCGCCGGGCACCTGGCCACCTGTGCCCTCCATAGTGAATCCCGGAACCACCAGCTATTGCCAGTGCGTTCCACCCGGATCCTGCGCCAATCCCTTGCCCACCATGCCCAGCGATGGCAGTGGTCAGCTGGACATAAGGATAGTCAATAATGGGGGATAT CCGTCCATTCCGACCACCTCTGCCACGCTGACCTGCAATTACGGACTGGTGGCCTGCTGCCAGGCTGGAAGCTATCAGTGTGGTCGTCGCTTCCCACCTCCACCCGGCTCCTCCACCGCAGGAGCGGGTCAAGCCAGTTTTGGGGCCTATCCCTGGCAGGCGGCTCTGTTAACAACCGCGGATGTTTACCTGGGCGGTGGGGCTCTGATCACCGCGCAACATGTCCTCACTGCCGCTCACAAGGTCTACAATCTGGC GACATCCTCCTTTAAGGTTCGTCTGGGGGAGTGGGATGCCAGCAGCACCAGCGAACCCATTCCCGCCCAGGATGTGTACATCTCGAATGTGTACGTGAATCCCTCTTTCAATCCCAATAACCTGCAGAACGACGTGGCCATCCTTAAGCTGTCCACCGCCGTCTCGCTGACCAGCAAATCCACGGTGGGCACCGTCTGCCTGCCCACCACCAGCTTTGTGGGTCAGCGATgttgggtggctgggtggggCAAGAATGACTTTGGAGCCACTGGGGCCTACCAGGCCATCGAGAGGCAGGTGGACGTGCCCCTGATTCCCAATGTTAACTGCCAGGCTGCGCTTCAGGCCACTCGGCTGGGCTCCTCCTTCATCCTCAGCCCCACCAGCTTCATTTGCGCCGGTGGTGAGGCTGGAAAGGATGCCTGCACAGGCGATGGAGGTTCCCCACTGGTTTGCACCAGCAATGGGGTGTGGTACGTCGTGGGTCTGGTGGCCTGGGGCATCGGCTGTGCCCAGGCAGGAGTTCCGGGAGTGTACGTGAATGTGGGCACCTACCTTCCCTGGATTCAGACTACGCTGACCTTATAG